The following coding sequences lie in one Flexivirga oryzae genomic window:
- a CDS encoding ABC transporter ATP-binding protein encodes MSLSARGVSVRFRNNKGIWDVSVRFGVGLHLLAGPNGSGKTTLLRIMVGDLRPSDGGVLVADQVSTPSQLRAQVGYLPQGDDLPPMLTARETLDYAAWLSGADRKTRTARVADVLELANLTDAAGTPARKLSGGTRRRLQVGCALITGPAVLVCDEPANGLDVDERRRLTAHLARVAQSRPVIVSSHHGGEWIGAARTALVLRDGRAVYSGGIDDFLAGPGGQHHTTLAFDDAYAQWGERHEHAQARSRDQG; translated from the coding sequence ATGTCGCTAAGTGCACGCGGGGTCAGCGTACGCTTCCGCAATAACAAAGGGATATGGGATGTCTCAGTGCGGTTCGGAGTGGGTCTGCACCTGTTAGCTGGGCCGAATGGCAGCGGCAAGACGACGCTCCTGCGGATAATGGTCGGCGACTTGCGTCCCAGCGATGGTGGTGTCCTCGTGGCCGACCAGGTCAGCACGCCCAGTCAGTTACGTGCTCAGGTCGGATACCTGCCGCAGGGCGATGACCTGCCGCCGATGCTGACTGCCCGTGAGACGTTAGACTACGCGGCGTGGCTGTCTGGTGCTGACCGCAAGACACGGACAGCGCGGGTCGCAGACGTGCTGGAGCTGGCCAACCTGACTGACGCAGCCGGCACCCCCGCCCGCAAGCTGTCCGGTGGGACGCGACGTCGCCTGCAGGTGGGGTGTGCGCTGATCACCGGCCCCGCTGTGCTGGTGTGCGACGAGCCGGCCAACGGCTTGGACGTCGACGAACGGCGTCGTCTGACCGCGCACCTGGCGCGGGTGGCGCAGTCCCGGCCGGTAATCGTGTCGTCGCATCATGGTGGCGAGTGGATCGGCGCGGCACGTACAGCGCTCGTTCTGCGGGACGGAAGAGCTGTGTATTCCGGCGGCATCGATGACTTCTTGGCCGGGCCGGGCGGGCAGCACCACACCACCCTGGCCTTCGACGACGCCTACGCCCAGTGGGGCGAGCGCCACGAACACGCCCAAGCCCGATCCCGAGATCAGGGGTAG
- the cutA gene encoding divalent-cation tolerance protein CutA, translating to MTELIQVIVNGPPDAMPAIVEHVVKSRLAAAGHMARIESTYWWNGQLVHQPEVRATFNTTPAMFDAIKAEVARLHPYETPSIVAVPLHGAFESYVQWLNDVTKL from the coding sequence ATGACTGAACTCATCCAAGTCATCGTCAACGGCCCACCCGATGCGATGCCAGCCATCGTCGAGCACGTCGTGAAATCCCGACTCGCAGCAGCCGGGCACATGGCGCGAATCGAGTCGACCTACTGGTGGAACGGCCAGCTCGTACACCAGCCCGAGGTCCGCGCGACCTTCAACACCACACCCGCAATGTTCGACGCCATCAAGGCGGAGGTGGCACGACTCCACCCCTACGAGACCCCCAGCATCGTCGCCGTGCCACTGCACGGGGCCTTCGAGTCGTACGTGCAGTGGTTGAACGATGTAACCAAGCTGTAG
- a CDS encoding helix-turn-helix transcriptional regulator: protein MPEVMRSRRAMLSLSQAELAHHAGVDKRQIRRYEAGEAQPSLPVARLIAEALDVTLDELAGNHGSRVGLSGQWWASWQTQTNDTPAYPTQPVTLTQRDDLVQIHADRRGLALPGAGYTWRGELRLWDNQVLMGWYVADEAGVRSMGTLFMRLHTHGQHMIGRWVGQSHDGPMLTGYGVIARDEQAAADQLGQLVEEGMTP, encoded by the coding sequence ATGCCAGAAGTGATGCGCAGCCGGCGGGCGATGCTCAGCCTCAGTCAGGCCGAGCTAGCGCACCACGCCGGAGTCGACAAGCGGCAGATTCGCCGCTACGAGGCAGGCGAGGCACAGCCGAGCCTCCCCGTTGCGCGCCTGATCGCCGAAGCACTCGATGTCACGCTCGACGAACTGGCCGGAAACCATGGCAGCCGAGTCGGCTTGTCCGGGCAGTGGTGGGCGTCATGGCAGACACAGACCAACGACACGCCGGCCTACCCGACGCAGCCGGTCACGCTCACGCAACGTGATGACCTCGTGCAAATCCACGCCGACCGGCGCGGCCTGGCACTGCCCGGGGCGGGGTACACCTGGCGTGGTGAGCTGCGCTTGTGGGACAACCAGGTCCTCATGGGCTGGTACGTCGCTGACGAGGCCGGCGTCCGATCCATGGGAACGCTCTTCATGCGGCTGCACACCCACGGACAGCACATGATCGGCCGCTGGGTCGGCCAGTCCCACGACGGGCCTATGCTCACCGGCTACGGAGTCATCGCCCGAGACGAGCAAGCTGCCGCCGACCAACTCGGACAACTCGTCGAGGAAGGCATGACCCCATGA
- a CDS encoding plasmid replication, integration and excision activator, with product MAIPRRINLPHHEVFPAGAFLKGEVEPVLDFQVDKRSDGSRPQQTDKETGLLLWQATVLDADEEASRKDTAIVVKFAAGVRPVPPAKKAGMPWTPVEFVGLSALPYVDTNSGRPRLAWSFRAESMAEPGAASASSSSSKGAA from the coding sequence ATGGCGATTCCACGGCGGATCAACCTGCCGCATCACGAGGTGTTCCCGGCGGGAGCGTTCTTGAAGGGCGAGGTCGAGCCGGTGCTCGACTTCCAGGTGGACAAGCGGTCGGATGGTTCGCGTCCGCAGCAAACGGACAAGGAGACCGGGCTGCTGCTGTGGCAGGCGACGGTGCTGGACGCCGATGAGGAGGCATCCCGTAAGGACACCGCGATCGTGGTGAAGTTCGCGGCGGGCGTGCGGCCGGTGCCGCCGGCGAAGAAGGCAGGGATGCCGTGGACCCCGGTCGAGTTCGTGGGTTTGTCGGCATTGCCGTATGTCGACACCAATAGTGGGCGTCCGCGGCTGGCGTGGTCGTTCCGGGCCGAGTCGATGGCCGAGCCGGGTGCGGCTTCTGCGTCGTCGTCGAGTTCGAAGGGCGCGGCGTGA
- a CDS encoding FtsK/SpoIIIE domain-containing protein, protein MIGSGLAKSARCWRRCYLLAFLLGIAAGVGAIAGLTWAWWALAGVLVGAGFPGAVWQARWPGSYERRVVWPALRRAWRKRVQLVWPEVCREAGLSSQRTVKARDGAGSVQVWTPPVLREVSASGVWVDVIAQVRMGQTPDELIAAAPRFAAAMNAQSVATEQLAPAVVWLRLVMCEPLRVPVTAAVPQHVELDRITLGRQVDGSPWSMQLIERHTLVVGASGSGKGSVLWGICGGLAPAARAGLVRLYGVDLKGGVEIGMGEGLFTTTAETVDEALVVLRTLVGVMDKRLARMRGVERLHRPAPGEPLHVLVIDELAALVAYSTEREKVAEATKLLARLLSAGRAPGVLVLAFVQDPTKKTVEMRGLFTQTVALRLRSAEEVRMVLGDGMTDVAPAHKISPATPGMGYVVQENGTAVRVRADYWPDGLVQHIGHDFPAPVKQPVVHVVPAPGNADNGGSRPARSPRKPRSPRASRGLRSDAATRSDDGEAS, encoded by the coding sequence GTGATTGGTTCGGGCCTGGCCAAGTCGGCGCGATGCTGGCGGCGGTGCTACCTGCTGGCGTTCCTGCTGGGTATCGCTGCCGGGGTAGGGGCGATCGCCGGCCTTACCTGGGCGTGGTGGGCGCTGGCCGGTGTGCTGGTGGGTGCCGGGTTCCCGGGTGCGGTGTGGCAGGCGCGGTGGCCCGGGTCATACGAACGGCGCGTGGTGTGGCCGGCCCTGCGTCGCGCGTGGCGAAAGCGGGTCCAACTCGTCTGGCCGGAGGTGTGCCGGGAGGCTGGCCTGTCGTCGCAGCGCACGGTCAAGGCGCGAGATGGTGCCGGATCGGTCCAGGTGTGGACCCCACCCGTGTTGCGTGAGGTGTCCGCGTCCGGTGTGTGGGTCGACGTGATCGCGCAGGTCCGGATGGGACAGACGCCGGATGAACTGATCGCGGCGGCGCCGAGGTTCGCGGCGGCGATGAATGCGCAATCGGTGGCGACCGAGCAGCTCGCCCCGGCGGTGGTGTGGCTGCGGCTGGTGATGTGCGAGCCGCTGCGTGTGCCGGTGACGGCGGCTGTTCCGCAACACGTCGAGCTGGACCGCATCACCTTGGGGCGGCAAGTGGACGGGTCGCCGTGGTCGATGCAACTGATCGAACGTCACACGCTGGTCGTCGGCGCTTCCGGATCGGGCAAGGGCTCAGTGCTGTGGGGCATCTGCGGCGGTCTCGCCCCCGCTGCCCGGGCCGGTCTGGTGCGCCTGTATGGCGTCGATCTCAAGGGCGGGGTCGAGATTGGCATGGGTGAGGGCTTGTTCACCACGACGGCCGAGACGGTCGACGAGGCGCTGGTGGTGCTGCGGACCTTGGTCGGGGTCATGGACAAGCGATTGGCGCGGATGCGTGGTGTCGAGCGGCTGCATCGGCCTGCACCGGGTGAACCGCTGCACGTGCTGGTGATCGACGAACTGGCCGCGCTGGTCGCGTATTCCACGGAGCGCGAGAAGGTGGCCGAGGCAACCAAGCTGCTCGCGCGGCTGCTGTCAGCCGGTCGTGCGCCCGGCGTCCTGGTGCTCGCCTTCGTGCAGGACCCGACCAAGAAGACGGTCGAGATGCGCGGACTGTTCACGCAGACCGTGGCGCTGCGGCTGCGGTCGGCCGAAGAGGTGCGCATGGTGCTCGGGGACGGCATGACCGATGTCGCCCCCGCGCACAAGATCAGCCCGGCAACACCCGGCATGGGCTACGTCGTGCAGGAGAACGGGACGGCGGTGCGGGTGCGCGCCGACTACTGGCCGGACGGACTTGTTCAGCACATTGGGCACGATTTCCCGGCGCCGGTCAAACAGCCTGTGGTTCATGTCGTGCCGGCACCCGGTAACGCCGACAACGGCGGCAGCCGACCTGCCCGGTCCCCGCGCAAGCCGCGATCGCCGCGGGCATCTCGGGGACTTCGTAGCGATGCGGCAACTCGATCCGATGACGGCGAGGCGAGCTGA
- a CDS encoding replication initiator, giving the protein MSAPVMSSDALSPSEFAGFGESAPLDVPGLDSAHAAVWARGRFSSRAWDAWSQAAASVGHCSRPVRLHGSSVTVDRRTGEVLSSFRSTDAPLGVLLRRCGNRRDHVCPSCSRLYARDTFEMIRAGVQGGKQVPQTVADNPLVFLTVTAPSFGLVHGTRHGGACRPRRRDDRTRCPHGRATWCQGRHNTGDAEVGSPLCPDCYDYASHVIWQWWAPELWRRLTIEVRRRLADQLGVRESRLGTVASLQYAKVAEYQARGLIHFHALVRLDGPKTDGIGAPASPLVDGRDLAALLAAAVAKVSYTPPLLDQADTPRVLRLGQQVDTRAVRIGARTDDPAGPVTPGQVAGYLTKYATKGATAAASVDRRSTTPHLARVRCTCVVLADRSRAADRDGSPDPYALLGRWSHMLGFRGHFSTKSRAYSITLGALRRARARWQAIAADSRRSGHPIDTAELEARLLAADDAESTLVVGSWAYAGTGWEDSTEAALATATAARAREYDQWRAQHHKTRRNALEVKEIR; this is encoded by the coding sequence GTGAGCGCCCCGGTCATGTCGAGTGACGCACTCTCGCCCTCCGAGTTCGCGGGGTTCGGTGAGAGTGCGCCGCTCGATGTGCCCGGGCTGGACTCAGCACACGCTGCGGTGTGGGCGCGTGGCCGGTTCTCGTCCCGGGCGTGGGATGCGTGGTCCCAAGCTGCCGCGTCGGTGGGGCATTGCTCTCGGCCGGTGCGGTTGCATGGGTCGTCGGTGACGGTCGACCGCCGCACCGGGGAAGTGCTCTCCTCGTTCCGGTCGACGGACGCGCCACTGGGTGTGCTGCTGCGTCGGTGCGGCAACCGACGCGATCACGTGTGCCCGTCGTGTTCCCGGCTCTACGCGCGCGACACGTTCGAGATGATCCGTGCCGGGGTGCAGGGAGGCAAACAGGTCCCGCAGACCGTCGCGGATAACCCGCTGGTCTTCCTGACCGTGACCGCGCCCTCGTTCGGGCTGGTCCACGGCACGCGGCACGGCGGCGCGTGCCGGCCGCGTCGACGCGACGACCGCACCCGATGCCCGCACGGCCGGGCGACCTGGTGCCAAGGCCGGCACAACACTGGCGATGCGGAGGTCGGATCGCCGCTGTGCCCAGACTGCTACGACTACGCCTCGCACGTGATCTGGCAGTGGTGGGCACCCGAGCTATGGCGACGCCTAACCATCGAGGTCCGTCGACGACTTGCCGACCAGCTCGGCGTGCGAGAGTCACGCCTGGGCACTGTGGCGTCCTTGCAGTACGCCAAGGTCGCGGAGTACCAAGCCCGCGGACTGATCCATTTCCACGCGCTGGTCCGCCTCGACGGGCCGAAGACCGACGGGATCGGCGCCCCCGCGTCGCCGTTGGTCGACGGCCGCGACCTGGCCGCGTTGCTCGCCGCAGCGGTCGCGAAGGTGTCCTACACGCCACCACTGCTCGACCAGGCCGATACGCCGCGGGTGTTGCGGCTCGGTCAGCAGGTCGACACGCGTGCGGTCCGCATTGGTGCGCGCACCGACGACCCGGCCGGGCCGGTGACCCCGGGACAGGTGGCCGGGTACTTGACGAAGTACGCCACCAAGGGCGCGACAGCGGCAGCCAGTGTCGATCGGCGCAGCACAACACCACACCTGGCCAGGGTCCGTTGTACCTGCGTGGTGCTCGCGGACCGATCACGGGCGGCGGATCGTGACGGTTCACCCGACCCCTACGCGCTGCTGGGCCGGTGGTCGCACATGCTCGGCTTCCGAGGGCACTTCTCCACCAAATCGCGGGCATACTCCATCACCCTCGGCGCGCTGCGGCGTGCTCGCGCCCGGTGGCAGGCCATCGCTGCCGATTCCCGCCGATCCGGGCACCCGATCGACACCGCCGAGCTGGAAGCTCGCCTACTCGCAGCCGACGACGCTGAGTCAACGTTGGTCGTCGGCTCCTGGGCGTATGCCGGCACGGGGTGGGAGGACTCCACCGAGGCTGCTCTGGCGACCGCGACAGCAGCGCGAGCCCGCGAGTACGACCAATGGCGTGCGCAACACCACAAAACCAGACGAAACGCGTTGGAAGTAAAGGAGATCAGGTGA
- a CDS encoding helix-turn-helix transcriptional regulator, with protein MVVQVQTETLLTSRQVAHWLGISASTLCRMRQEGRGPQVVWLSGSTPRYRREDVADWLERQTS; from the coding sequence ATGGTAGTTCAAGTGCAAACCGAAACACTGCTCACGTCCCGGCAGGTGGCGCATTGGCTGGGCATCTCGGCGTCCACGCTGTGCCGGATGCGGCAGGAAGGACGAGGACCGCAGGTTGTGTGGCTCAGCGGGTCGACGCCACGGTATCGGCGCGAAGACGTCGCCGACTGGCTGGAACGGCAAACGTCATGA
- a CDS encoding tyrosine-type recombinase/integrase encodes MTVRKTPSGRWRGVLKVGRQQVASKTFDTRAQAVAWIDRERAAIAGGVDPRAGKATVRALLPQWFETRANSVAGTTYKTDQRLLKALPAWFVARGLNSLTDREVQRVLVEYAKAGRALSSTVRYRAALSSFFSWCVRERLIVTNPVVNTRVPRQTTPRVEMRPFTEAELESVSTAVAGHDERLARLVLIAGWTGLRWSELRAMRVRSLVEVPLPLLIVERAAPEGVEVKTTKSGRVRRVPIADRVLPLVREFATGKSADELLFTTASGHQLHVGAFKRATDWKNTGRGHRVYDLRHTAACLWLVRGVDPTTVKAWMGHASMATTNLYIHHLGTAADRAALDRLNGPGCAGGAPISTDDAGQGS; translated from the coding sequence ATGACGGTCCGGAAAACGCCGTCCGGGCGCTGGCGTGGTGTGCTCAAGGTCGGACGCCAGCAAGTCGCCAGCAAGACATTCGACACACGCGCGCAAGCCGTTGCCTGGATCGACCGCGAACGAGCCGCCATCGCCGGGGGCGTCGACCCCCGCGCAGGCAAGGCCACGGTCCGCGCGCTGCTACCGCAATGGTTCGAGACGCGTGCGAATTCTGTCGCCGGCACGACCTACAAGACCGATCAACGGCTCTTGAAGGCACTTCCCGCGTGGTTCGTTGCTCGGGGACTGAACTCGCTGACGGATCGTGAGGTTCAGAGGGTGCTGGTCGAGTATGCGAAGGCGGGGCGCGCTCTGTCCTCGACTGTTCGGTATCGGGCGGCACTGTCGTCGTTCTTCTCGTGGTGTGTTCGAGAGCGGCTGATCGTGACAAATCCCGTTGTGAACACGCGTGTTCCGCGTCAGACCACGCCGCGCGTGGAAATGCGGCCGTTCACCGAGGCGGAACTGGAATCCGTCTCGACCGCGGTGGCCGGCCATGATGAACGCCTCGCCCGGTTGGTGCTCATCGCAGGCTGGACCGGACTGCGCTGGTCCGAACTGCGCGCGATGCGGGTTCGCTCGCTGGTGGAGGTGCCGTTGCCGCTGCTCATCGTCGAGCGAGCTGCGCCGGAAGGCGTCGAGGTCAAGACCACGAAGTCTGGTCGCGTGCGTCGGGTGCCGATCGCTGATCGCGTACTGCCTCTCGTGCGTGAGTTCGCGACCGGGAAATCCGCCGATGAGCTGCTGTTCACGACAGCGAGCGGCCATCAGCTGCATGTCGGGGCGTTCAAACGGGCGACCGACTGGAAGAACACCGGTCGAGGGCATCGCGTGTACGACCTGCGGCATACGGCCGCGTGCCTGTGGCTCGTTCGCGGGGTTGATCCGACCACCGTCAAGGCATGGATGGGACACGCGTCGATGGCGACCACGAACCTCTACATTCACCACCTGGGGACAGCGGCCGACCGAGCCGCGCTCGACCGTTTGAACGGTCCGGGGTGCGCCGGGGGTGCGCCGATCAGCACAGATGACGCGGGGCAAGGCTCATGA